In the genome of Candidatus Coatesbacteria bacterium, the window GGGGCAGCGCGTGCTGACCCGGGGTGTGCGGGGGCGGCGCGGCTCCGGATGGCTGGTCCTGTGCGGTTGGAAGAAGCGGGTGGTCATCCGGAAGGACGAACCGCCCATACCCGAGCCCACCCGGCGGGCGATGCCGATGATGAAGGCCACCAGACCGATGGTGAACAGGACCCCGGCGATCCAGAAGAGGAACTCCAGGCCGGTGAAGACGCCGGCCACGATGCCCAGGGGCAGGGCGGTGCAGCCGATCACGAACAGCACGATGCCGCTCACCAGTCCCTTGTATCCGTTTCGCTTGTATCCGTTTCGCTTGTATCCGTTTCGCTCGGACCCGTTTCGCTCGGACCCGTTTCGCTCGGACCCGTTTCGCCTGGACATGTTGCCGGACATCGGATCGCTCCCGCCTCTTCGCCCCGGCGCAGGGCCGGGTCGCCGTTACCCCGGGCAATAGGCCCCCTGGATGCAAGCCGCATCTATTTTACAAAACGACGGCGGTTGTGCAAAGCGGGCTCGGTGGGGGGTTAACCCTCCGGAGGTTTTTTTGCGCCGGTCCGGGCGGCCAGCTCCTCCGGGGTGAAGGCCGCCAGATCCTCCCCCGCGTGTCGGCGCAGCCAGGCGGCTTTGTAAAAGGCCCTCGGCTCACGCTCGAGGCGGCGACGGCGCAGGAGTTGGACGATGAGGACCGTTCCGAAACCGAGGGCTCCGGCGGACATCACGGCCAGGGCGGTCCAGGCGCCCTCGACCTCGAGCATCCCGACCGTCAGGGCGGCGCCCAGGCTGAACAGCAGGGCCATCACCGGGCTGAAGAGCAGCCAAAAACGGTTGAGCCGCCGCAGGCAGGGACGGCAGTAGGCGACCTCGACGGGACGCAGGTCGTAGGAGCCGTCGTCGTCGACGGGGCGGCCGACGTAGAGGACGGCGGCAGCCGCGGTTCCCGCGCCGCAGCGCTGGCAGGTCCGCTCCTTCATCGGCGACCGAAACCGGCGAGCAGCAGCAGGCGCAGGAGCATCAGCAGGCTGGTAACCAGACCGGCGACGTAGGTCAGCGCCGCGGCGCCGAGAACCTTCCTCGCGCCGCCGATCTCGTCGGGGTCCAGGTAGCCGCCGTCGCCGAGCATCGCCAGCGCCCGGCGGCTGGCGTTGAACTCCACCGGCAGGGTGACCAGTTGGAAGACGACGGTGAAGGCGAACAGGCCGACGCCGATCCAGATCAGGGGTTCGAGGGAGAAGATCAGCCCGGCGATGAACAGGGGCAGAAAGAGCCAGGAGCCGATACGGGTGGCGGGCACGGCGGCGTTGCGCAGGTGCAGGGGGAAGTAGTCCCGGGCGTGCTGGACGGCGTGACCGACCTCGTGGGCCGCCACGCCCAGGGCGGCGACGGAGCAGGAGTGGGCTGTGTCCGGGGAGAGACGCAGCTTGCGCTTGCGGGGGTCGTAGTGGTCGGATAGCCGTCCGCCGGCGACCTCGATCTCGACATCGGCCAGTCCGGCGTCGGCCAGCAGGTGGGCGGCCGTCTGGGCGCCGCTGAGTCCCCGACGGCTGCGGATTTGCGAGTAGTGCTTGAAGCGGGACTTGATCAGGTACTGGGCCCAGAGCCCCAACAGCAGGCCGGGAACCAGCAACAGCAGTGTCCAGTCCAGGTAAAACAGCCCGAAGTACATCGGCTACCTCCGCTTATGGTCAAGACGCCCCGTGGGTCGGCCGCCGTCCCTCGTCGACGGCGCAGCCATTATACAAAACGCCGCCGCCGGAGGGGAGGTTCCCGAGCCGGCGTTTCTAGCACCGCCCTTGACCAATAGCCGCTCCACGACGCATAATAATCTATAGATTGTCAGGGACTGCTGAAGAACTCAACTAGCGGGAGGTGGGCCGGGTGACCGACAGGCGCGAATGGACCAGGCAGGGCTTGAAGGTCGTGGTGCTCAAGGGGGATATCGCCGCCCAGGAGTGCGACGCTTTGGTCAACGCCGCCAACAACCACCTCTGGATGGGCTCCGGGGTGGCGGGGGCGCTCAAGGAGGCCGGCGGACCGGACATCGAGCGTGAGGCCATCGCCAAGGGACCCATCGAGGTCGGCGCGGCGGTCCAGACGACGGCGGGACACCTGTCGGCGCGCTGGGTGATCCACGCCGCGGCGATGGGCCAGGACCTCAAGACTAACGGTGAGCTGGTCTATCGGGCGGCGCGGGCGGCGCTGGAGCTGGCCGACGAGCTGGGGGCGACCAGCATCGCCTTGCCGGCCCTGGGCACCGGGGTGGGCGGACTGGCCCTGGAGGACTGCGCCCGCTCGATGCGCGAAGCCCTGGAGGACACCGCGCCCTTCACCAACCTCGGCGAGGTCCGCTACGTCCTCTTCGGCCCCCGGGCCTTCGAGGTGTTCAGTTCCAGCTTCGCCGATGCTGTAGTCTGAACAGCACCCCTACGAAACCAGCCAGAAAACCGAGCCTTCGGGCTCGGTTTTGGTTAGTTATGGGCCTGCTGCTTTGAGGAGGAGCCAAACAAGCGATATCTAAGCTTGCTCCAGAAGCTGCTCAGATAGAGGCCGAACTGGAGGAACCCTGGTGCTTTAACGCGTCCCCAGTTGATGAGGCCGGTAATCAGGTTGCGCCACTTCATCAACCTGGGCGCCAGCCAGTTAACGAGGTTGCTTCGCCAATGGTTTTTACAATAAGCAAGGAGCTTGCGCGGGATGTAGGGGCTGGCTTCGATCAGGTAGCGTAGGGTTTTCGGCGTATAGTAGCCATTGGGATCGGTGGCGTAAAGCGGAGAATTGTAGGCATCGGCCATCCTGTCCAGATAACCGTCAGCGACGACTTTTTCATAATATTCGGTACCCGGGAAGGGCGTCAGCGAGTAGGCTCCGATGTAAAACGGTCTTTCTAGTGCGCCGATGACCTCGAGGGTGGCCAGGATATCCTCGGGGGTTTCATATATGTTATCAACCAGGGTGTCGTAGGTTTTGGTCACGCCGTACTTGGTCAGCATCTCGTCGACTTCGAGGAAGTTTTCGTTTTCCTGGAAGCGTTGATAGACGTTATGTGCCATGCGGCGAGAACCCGTTTGCAATCCCACCTCGACATGGATCAGGCCGGCGGAAGACAGTTTGGCGAGTCGCTCCTCCGTGGTGTAGGCTGGGATCAGGCGGCAGACGAAGGGTAGGTCGATGCGCTTTTTGTAGTTGTCGACGAAGTCATCGATCCATTCGTCGGAGCCCATGAAGAAGCTGTCGTCCTGGATATTGACGCCGCGGATGAAGGGCATG includes:
- a CDS encoding peptidase is translated as MYFGLFYLDWTLLLLVPGLLLGLWAQYLIKSRFKHYSQIRSRRGLSGAQTAAHLLADAGLADVEIEVAGGRLSDHYDPRKRKLRLSPDTAHSCSVAALGVAAHEVGHAVQHARDYFPLHLRNAAVPATRIGSWLFLPLFIAGLIFSLEPLIWIGVGLFAFTVVFQLVTLPVEFNASRRALAMLGDGGYLDPDEIGGARKVLGAAALTYVAGLVTSLLMLLRLLLLAGFGRR
- a CDS encoding Appr-1-p processing protein; the encoded protein is MGSGVAGALKEAGGPDIEREAIAKGPIEVGAAVQTTAGHLSARWVIHAAAMGQDLKTNGELVYRAARAALELADELGATSIALPALGTGVGGLALEDCARSMREALEDTAPFTNLGEVRYVLFGPRAFEVFSSSFADAVV
- a CDS encoding radical SAM protein, with translation MANVLLICLDNQAYGPNVRILSAIAKRDGHQAYNLFFHKPSPSYQNINPETPEELSGFVKLLDDLSIDVVGITLMTHEYYRAIRLADLARRQGRHVLMGGIHPTVRPRECLEHADAVCIADAEGVFSTYLDALDDDRGPDARRLPSFVLPDEDPEAVRSSGRIYIEHDLDSVPFPDYSLENSYYGSGDGIRPMSWAAFKRLNTWEGGYYRLLSSRGCLYHCSYCMNNFFWRHYGEGYLRRRSVANCITELELAQKNMPFIRGVNIQDDSFFMGSDEWIDDFVDNYKKRIDLPFVCRLIPAYTTEERLAKLSSAGLIHVEVGLQTGSRRMAHNVYQRFQENENFLEVDEMLTKYGVTKTYDTLVDNIYETPEDILATLEVIGALERPFYIGAYSLTPFPGTEYYEKVVADGYLDRMADAYNSPLYATDPNGYYTPKTLRYLIEASPYIPRKLLAYCKNHWRSNLVNWLAPRLMKWRNLITGLINWGRVKAPGFLQFGLYLSSFWSKLRYRLFGSSSKQQAHN